A part of Bacillus rossius redtenbacheri isolate Brsri chromosome 1, Brsri_v3, whole genome shotgun sequence genomic DNA contains:
- the LOC134527861 gene encoding uncharacterized protein LOC134527861 isoform X1, giving the protein MMEFVIVLIFCVVLVIAVMVIGSGMGKATSSQRQMDIINVAQNLYVLIKKGDLKKCDVTQTTAFLLNIAKSTVLKYYKKDIEEVSTPGKKRKKRPQEGKSLDTVDDFTVNAIRNAIYRMYAEGLNVTVDTILKEIRERQIDYYGGRSSLHKLLKKMGFSWTTVDGRKALIENENIVLKRIDFLRKYKEEKERGANFIFVDETWIFQRGKALIYLKICSVVQYKVFHFHFIYFSGTVSKSWQDKSLQSAKRRTVGDGKRFIVVNAGGRTGFVPGAGLLFVSGQKTADYHGEMNGETFLMWFEDMLVHLEEPSVIIMDNASYHSTQVEKTPTTNWTKDALIAWLEKNEIKHENNLFKVELLRIAKQNKP; this is encoded by the exons atgatggaatttgttatcgttttgatattttgtgtggttcttgtgattgctgtaatggtaattggttccggaatggggaaagctacttcttcgcagcgtcagatggacatcattaacgtcgctcagaacttatatgttttaattaaaaaaggcgacttgaagaaatgtgacgttacgcagacgaccgcgtttcttctcaacatcgcaaagtcaactgttctcaa gtactacaagaaagacattgaagaagtttcaacaccaggaaaaaagaggaaaaaaaggccacaggaaggaaagtcacttgacacagtcgacgatttcacagtaaatgcaatcaggaatgcaatttacaggatgtacgctgaag gtttgaatgttacagtcgacaccattttgaaagaaatcagggaaagacaaatagattattatggtggaagatcaagtcttcataaattgttaaagaagatgggattttcatggacaactgttgatggacgaaaagctttgatagagaatgaaaacatagtattgaagcgaatagatttcttgagaaagtataaagaagaaaaagaaagaggtgccaatttcatatttgttgatgaaacatggattttccagagaggcaaggcattaatttatttgaaaatttgttctgtggtccaatacaaagtatttcatttccatttcatatatttttcaggaactgtatcaaagtcatggcaggacaagagtctacaatctgcgaagagacgtactgttggagatggtaaaaggtttattgttgttaatgctggagggcgcactggctttgtgccaggagcaggattactttttgtttcaggtcagaagactgcagactaccatggcgagatgaatggggaaactttcttgatgtggtttgaagacatgttggtgcatctggaggaacccagtgtcataataatggacaatgcttcatatcacagcacccag gttgagaaaacacctacaacgaactggaccaaggatgcactgatcgcgtggctggagaagaatgagataaaacatgaaaataatttgtttaaagtggagctgctgagaatagctaaacaaaacaagccctga
- the LOC134527861 gene encoding uncharacterized protein LOC134527861 isoform X3 codes for MMEFVIVLIFCVVLVIAVMVIGSGMGKATSSQRQMDIINVAQNLYVLIKKGDLKKCDVTQTTAFLLNIAKSTVLKYYKKDIEEVSTPGKKRKKRPQEGKSLDTVDDFTVNAIRNAIYRMYAEGLNVTVDTILKEIRERQIDYYGGRSSLHKLLKKMGFSWTTVDGRKALIENENIVLKRIDFLRKYKEEKERGANFIFVDETWIFQRGTVSKSWQDKSLQSAKRRTVGDGKRFIVVNAGGRTGFVPGAGLLFVSGQKTADYHGEMNGETFLMWFEDMLVHLEEPSVIIMDNASYHSTQVEKTPTTNWTKDALIAWLEKNEIKHENNLFKVELLRIAKQNKP; via the exons atgatggaatttgttatcgttttgatattttgtgtggttcttgtgattgctgtaatggtaattggttccggaatggggaaagctacttcttcgcagcgtcagatggacatcattaacgtcgctcagaacttatatgttttaattaaaaaaggcgacttgaagaaatgtgacgttacgcagacgaccgcgtttcttctcaacatcgcaaagtcaactgttctcaa gtactacaagaaagacattgaagaagtttcaacaccaggaaaaaagaggaaaaaaaggccacaggaaggaaagtcacttgacacagtcgacgatttcacagtaaatgcaatcaggaatgcaatttacaggatgtacgctgaag gtttgaatgttacagtcgacaccattttgaaagaaatcagggaaagacaaatagattattatggtggaagatcaagtcttcataaattgttaaagaagatgggattttcatggacaactgttgatggacgaaaagctttgatagagaatgaaaacatagtattgaagcgaatagatttcttgagaaagtataaagaagaaaaagaaagaggtgccaatttcatatttgttgatgaaacatggattttccagagag gaactgtatcaaagtcatggcaggacaagagtctacaatctgcgaagagacgtactgttggagatggtaaaaggtttattgttgttaatgctggagggcgcactggctttgtgccaggagcaggattactttttgtttcaggtcagaagactgcagactaccatggcgagatgaatggggaaactttcttgatgtggtttgaagacatgttggtgcatctggaggaacccagtgtcataataatggacaatgcttcatatcacagcacccag gttgagaaaacacctacaacgaactggaccaaggatgcactgatcgcgtggctggagaagaatgagataaaacatgaaaataatttgtttaaagtggagctgctgagaatagctaaacaaaacaagccctga
- the LOC134527861 gene encoding uncharacterized protein LOC134527861 isoform X2: MMEFVIVLIFCVVLVIAVMVIGSGMGKATSSQRQMDIINVAQNLYVLIKKGDLKKCDVTQTTAFLLNIAKSTVLKYYKKDIEEVSTPGKKRKKRPQEGKSLDTVDDFTVNAIRNAIYRMYAEGLNVTVDTILKEIRERQIDYYGGRSSLHKLLKKMGFSWTTVDGRKALIENENIVLKRIDFLRKYKEEKERGANFIFVDETWIFQRGKALIYLKICSVVQYKVFHFHFIYFSGTVSKSWQDKSLQSAKRRTVGDGKRFIVVNAGGRTGFVPGAGLLFVSGQKTADYHGEMNGETFLMWFEDMLVHLEEPSVIIMDNASYHSTQMGEVCGSRGEANSSRLGERSPHRQRHHSSTHHPPRRG; encoded by the exons atgatggaatttgttatcgttttgatattttgtgtggttcttgtgattgctgtaatggtaattggttccggaatggggaaagctacttcttcgcagcgtcagatggacatcattaacgtcgctcagaacttatatgttttaattaaaaaaggcgacttgaagaaatgtgacgttacgcagacgaccgcgtttcttctcaacatcgcaaagtcaactgttctcaa gtactacaagaaagacattgaagaagtttcaacaccaggaaaaaagaggaaaaaaaggccacaggaaggaaagtcacttgacacagtcgacgatttcacagtaaatgcaatcaggaatgcaatttacaggatgtacgctgaag gtttgaatgttacagtcgacaccattttgaaagaaatcagggaaagacaaatagattattatggtggaagatcaagtcttcataaattgttaaagaagatgggattttcatggacaactgttgatggacgaaaagctttgatagagaatgaaaacatagtattgaagcgaatagatttcttgagaaagtataaagaagaaaaagaaagaggtgccaatttcatatttgttgatgaaacatggattttccagagaggcaaggcattaatttatttgaaaatttgttctgtggtccaatacaaagtatttcatttccatttcatatatttttcaggaactgtatcaaagtcatggcaggacaagagtctacaatctgcgaagagacgtactgttggagatggtaaaaggtttattgttgttaatgctggagggcgcactggctttgtgccaggagcaggattactttttgtttcaggtcagaagactgcagactaccatggcgagatgaatggggaaactttcttgatgtggtttgaagacatgttggtgcatctggaggaacccagtgtcataataatggacaatgcttcatatcacagcacccag atgggcgaggtgtgtggatcacgtggagaagctaattcaagcagactgggagagagaagtccacatagacagcggcaccattcctccactcatcatccacctcggcgaggatag